A single Eulemur rufifrons isolate Redbay chromosome 9, OSU_ERuf_1, whole genome shotgun sequence DNA region contains:
- the TMEM97 gene encoding sigma intracellular receptor 2 has translation MGAPGARRCVELLLGVYFLSHIPITLFMDLQAVLPRELYPDELRNLLKWYAREFKDPLLQDPPAWFKSFLFCELLFQLPFFPFATYAFFKGSCKWIRTPAIIYSVHSMTTLLPILFTLLFEDFSKASGFKGPETLHERLTLVTVYAPYLLIPFILLLFMLRSPYYKYEKRKKK, from the exons ATGGGGGCTCCGGGCGCCAGGCGCTGCGTGGAGTTGCTGCTGGGCGTCTACTTCCTCAGCCACATCCCCATCACCCTGTTCATGGACCTGCAGGCGGTGCTACCGCGCGAACTCTACCCGGACGAG CTTAGAAACCTGCTGAAGTGGTACGCCAGGGAGTTCAAAGACCCTCTGCTACAGGATCCCCCGGCGTGGTTTAAGTCCTTCTTGTTCTGCGAGCTTCTGTTTCAGctgcctttctttccctttgcGACATACGCCTTCTTCAAAG GAAGCTGCAAGTGGATCCGAACCCCTGCAATCATCTACTCAGTTCACAGCATGACAACTTTACTTCCAATTCTCTTCACACTTTTATTTGAGGATTTCTCCAAAGCCAGTGGTTTCAAAGGACCTGAGACTTTGCATGAACGATTAACCCTTGTAACTGTCTATGCCCCCTACTTACTCATCCCTTTCATACTTCTACTTTTCATGTTGCGGAGCCCCTACTACaagtatgagaaaagaaaaaaaaagtga
- the IFT20 gene encoding intraflagellar transport protein 20 homolog: MAKDILSEAGLHFDELNKLRVLDPEVTQQTIELKEECKDFVDKIGQFQKIVGGLIELVDQLAKAAENEKMKAIGARNLLKSIAKQREAQQQQLQALIAEKKMQLERYRVEYEALCKVEAEQNEFIDQFIFQK; this comes from the exons ATGGCCAAGGACATCCTGAGTGAAGCAGGGCTGCACTTTGATGAGCTGAACAAGCTGCGGGTGTTGGACCCAGAGGTTACCCAGCAGACCATAGAGCTCAAGGAAGAGTGCAAGGACTTTGTGGACA AAATTGGCCAGTTTCAGAAAATAGTTGGTGGTTTAATTGAGCTTGTTGACCAGCTTGCAAAAGCAGCAGAAAATGAGAAGATGAAG GCCATCGGTGCTCGGAACTTGCTCAAATCTATAGCAAAGCAGAGAGAAGCCCAACAGCAGCAACTTCAAGCACTAATAGCAGAGAAGAAAATGCAGCTAGAAAG gtATCGGGTTGAATATGAAGCTTTGTGTAAAGTAGAAGCagaacaaaatgaatttattgaccaatttatttttcagaaatga